The following DNA comes from Sediminitomix flava.
CCATACCGTCTGATAATGCTTTGCTAAAAGTTCAGCTAAAGTACTCTTCCCACTAGACTCTGGACCTGTAATGGCTATACGGTAAGTTTTTGACATGCTTCTTGTGCTTTCTTTTTCCAAGAGAAATATCCCCAAATAGCTAACAATAGGTAGAAGAAATAAAGTAGGCTACTCAAGTACCAGCCTTTATAAAAATATAATGGAATGGCTAGAAGGTTTGCCAAAATCCAAAAATGCCAATTTTCAACTTTACGCTTTGCCACAAGCCACATCGCTACGAAAGCAGGGGCAGTACTAGAGGCATCCCACCAAGGGACATTCGTATCAGTAAAATGATCGAGAAAAAAGCCCAAGGCTATAAAGCTCAAAAGAGCGAAACTTATACTTATTAAATTCTCTTTGAAGTCATTGAAAGTGATTGGCAATACAGCATGAT
Coding sequences within:
- the pnuC gene encoding nicotinamide riboside transporter PnuC, coding for MDWVEFWESVWSTAKALQWFEVVAFATGLMSVWYERKNHIAVYPLGLISVGIFVYMGYTSALYAEMGINAYYVMMSVYGWYMWTRRDSNHAVLPITFNDFKENLISISFALLSFIALGFFLDHFTDTNVPWWDASSTAPAFVAMWLVAKRKVENWHFWILANLLAIPLYFYKGWYLSSLLYFFYLLLAIWGYFSWKKKAQEACQKLTV